The following are from one region of the Veillonella nakazawae genome:
- a CDS encoding nucleotidyltransferase family protein, which produces MSYVKAKSNTAFSPMRDPIDRRPLHIGIVLLVGGQSKRMGCNKQLLPWRGKTVLDAVCGALHCGWNDSVELTESCKLPFVAVTGDDHERLEPIVTSYGFEVVQNEHPNRGQGLSIAIGVRHLVENSPIPLDGILCSVGDQPLLTGNVVHQIISAFSDNFHSKTIVVPHYGANYQSGNPVLFGSHWFESLQHIQGDQGGKTIIRGSGKDHVIKLWIRDDVGYDIDTPDDFERLKQRESEAL; this is translated from the coding sequence ATGTCTTATGTGAAAGCAAAATCTAATACCGCTTTCAGTCCCATGAGAGACCCCATAGACCGTCGTCCTTTGCATATTGGCATTGTCCTCCTCGTAGGAGGTCAATCCAAGCGCATGGGATGTAATAAGCAACTTTTGCCTTGGCGTGGTAAAACTGTTTTAGATGCGGTCTGTGGGGCTCTTCATTGTGGATGGAATGATTCGGTAGAACTTACTGAATCCTGTAAACTACCTTTTGTAGCGGTTACTGGTGATGATCATGAAAGATTAGAACCTATAGTTACGAGCTATGGGTTTGAAGTGGTTCAGAATGAACATCCTAATCGTGGACAAGGCCTGTCCATAGCAATAGGAGTACGTCATTTGGTAGAAAACTCACCGATACCGCTAGACGGCATTCTTTGTTCTGTAGGGGATCAACCACTATTGACTGGGAATGTTGTACATCAGATTATTAGTGCATTTAGTGATAACTTTCATTCGAAAACTATCGTCGTCCCGCATTATGGGGCGAATTATCAGTCGGGAAATCCTGTTTTATTTGGTTCACATTGGTTTGAATCATTGCAACATATCCAAGGGGATCAAGGTGGCAAAACTATCATTCGCGGTAGTGGTAAAGACCATGTTATCAAATTGTGGATTCGTGACGATGTTGGATATGATATTGACACACCCGATGATTTTGAGCGTTTGAAACAACGTGAAAGTGAGGCATTATGA
- the yqeB gene encoding selenium-dependent molybdenum cofactor biosynthesis protein YqeB, with translation MKPLVLMRGGGDIASGAVYRLKRAGYPVVINEIAIPTMIRREVCYGNAVHRGEMILERFVARHVALSEVTDTLAQGVIPVVTSSYEELLDTLKPAIVVDAILSKKNLGTKRDDADLVIGVGPGFTAGHDVDVVIETMRGHYLGRCIYDGPAQPNTGIPGNVGGYTHERVIHSQKAGLFTAKRHIGDSVQANEVIGYVDKEPVRAKITGILRGILKSGLIVSDHFKLADVDARCEEAHCYSISDKSLAVGGGVLEAVTAWEYERNQDGNDL, from the coding sequence ATGAAACCATTAGTCCTTATGCGCGGAGGCGGAGACATCGCTTCTGGCGCTGTATATAGATTGAAACGTGCAGGCTATCCTGTGGTGATTAACGAAATCGCCATTCCTACCATGATTCGCCGTGAAGTATGTTATGGCAATGCTGTACATCGCGGAGAAATGATTTTGGAACGCTTTGTAGCACGTCATGTAGCCCTTAGTGAAGTTACGGATACGTTGGCACAAGGTGTTATTCCTGTTGTGACTAGTTCGTATGAAGAGCTACTTGATACATTGAAGCCAGCTATTGTGGTAGATGCTATTTTAAGTAAAAAGAATCTTGGTACCAAACGTGATGATGCAGATCTCGTCATTGGTGTGGGGCCTGGATTTACTGCAGGGCATGATGTGGATGTTGTTATTGAAACCATGCGCGGTCATTACTTAGGTCGTTGTATCTATGATGGTCCAGCGCAGCCTAATACGGGGATTCCCGGTAATGTAGGTGGTTATACTCATGAACGTGTTATTCACTCACAAAAGGCTGGTCTGTTTACAGCTAAGCGCCATATTGGCGATTCTGTACAAGCTAATGAAGTCATTGGTTATGTAGATAAAGAGCCAGTGCGGGCAAAAATTACAGGTATTCTTAGAGGTATTCTTAAGAGCGGACTCATCGTATCCGACCATTTTAAATTGGCCGATGTAGATGCTCGTTGTGAAGAAGCTCATTGTTATAGTATTTCAGATAAATCCCTTGCCGTTGGTGGCGGTGTTTTAGAAGCTGTTACTGCATGGGAGTATGAAAGGAATCAAGATGGAAACGATCTATGA
- a CDS encoding XdhC family protein, with translation METIYDVMKDRLQITETTLMVTVLSGPRQGDKTIYAEDGSVLYGTPIEGFMVDKAKINSLCMVGEAECFVQPVENDPSVLVLGAGHVSRAITDLLLFIGCRVTVVDDRPEYVVPEFFDERVTRKCLPLENFKNDLPLDEYNGFIIVTRAHEYDNVCLEQLRDYLPTYMGVMGSQKRIHYAFEVLREQGWTQEELDMVYAPIGLDLGAQTPEEIALSIVSEYLAVVRGKKGGSLRKGRVSHES, from the coding sequence ATGGAAACGATCTATGATGTGATGAAAGACCGTCTTCAGATTACAGAAACTACGCTGATGGTTACTGTATTGTCTGGCCCTCGTCAAGGGGATAAGACAATTTATGCTGAAGATGGTAGTGTTTTGTATGGTACACCAATCGAAGGATTTATGGTAGATAAAGCAAAGATTAATTCTTTATGTATGGTAGGCGAAGCAGAATGTTTCGTACAACCTGTAGAAAACGATCCATCTGTTCTCGTATTGGGTGCTGGTCATGTGAGCCGTGCTATTACCGATTTATTATTATTTATCGGGTGTCGTGTAACCGTTGTAGATGACCGCCCAGAATATGTAGTTCCTGAATTCTTTGACGAACGAGTAACTCGTAAATGCTTGCCGTTAGAAAACTTTAAAAATGATCTACCTCTTGATGAATATAATGGGTTTATCATTGTTACTCGTGCTCATGAGTATGATAATGTATGCTTAGAACAATTGCGCGATTATTTGCCAACTTATATGGGTGTTATGGGCAGTCAAAAGCGTATTCATTATGCATTTGAAGTATTGCGTGAACAAGGTTGGACACAAGAAGAATTAGATATGGTATATGCACCAATTGGTCTAGACTTAGGTGCACAAACCCCTGAGGAGATTGCATTATCTATCGTTAGTGAATATTTGGCAGTGGTGCGTGGTAAAAAAGGCGGCTCATTGCGGAAAGGTAGAGTGAGCCATGAATCGTGA
- a CDS encoding XdhC family protein codes for MNREFIEYLSARKNETLAVATILFTRGSTPRKAGTSMVVFPDGSIFGTIGGGRAENEIRLSAVDSLNKKEAHRRIEVLLDDDVAVKEGMVCGGQMDVWIETQNI; via the coding sequence ATGAATCGTGAGTTTATTGAATATTTAAGTGCTCGTAAAAATGAAACACTAGCTGTAGCTACTATTTTATTTACCCGTGGTTCTACACCGCGTAAGGCTGGCACATCTATGGTAGTATTCCCAGATGGATCTATCTTTGGTACTATCGGTGGTGGTCGTGCTGAAAATGAAATTCGCCTAAGTGCTGTTGATTCCTTGAATAAAAAAGAAGCACATCGTCGTATCGAAGTTCTTTTAGATGACGATGTAGCTGTAAAAGAAGGTATGGTGTGTGGCGGACAGATGGATGTGTGGATTGAAACACAAAATATTTAA
- the cdaA gene encoding diadenylate cyclase CdaA gives MHIDALIHTFRLLDIADILIVAVGIYYLYKLLKDTRAVSLLKGLVILAILNLLSHLLNLYVINWILQQSMTVLLFALPVVFQPELRRALEQLGRGRIFSKAQNVNEEEMDMTINEVMAAARVMSREHTGALIVFEREVGLNDFVDTGILIDAVLSRELIKNIFVPSTPLHDGALIIRDGRIRAAGCLLPLTEDRTLSTELGTRHRAAIGLSEQTDAVVVVVSEETGTISYTYGGHIYRHLPEDQIKEALRTFMERPRQTITGMWKWGAKK, from the coding sequence ATGCATATTGACGCACTTATACATACCTTTAGGCTTCTTGATATTGCTGATATCTTAATCGTTGCCGTAGGTATTTATTACTTATATAAATTGCTTAAAGATACACGGGCCGTTTCTCTTTTGAAGGGCCTTGTTATACTAGCAATTCTAAATTTATTGAGTCATTTGCTGAATCTATATGTTATCAATTGGATTTTGCAACAAAGTATGACCGTTCTTCTCTTCGCATTACCTGTAGTATTCCAACCGGAATTGCGTCGTGCTTTAGAACAATTGGGCCGTGGTCGAATTTTCAGTAAGGCACAGAATGTCAACGAAGAGGAAATGGATATGACTATCAATGAAGTGATGGCGGCGGCCCGCGTTATGTCTCGTGAGCATACTGGGGCACTTATCGTTTTTGAACGTGAAGTGGGCCTCAATGACTTTGTTGATACAGGCATTTTAATTGATGCTGTGTTGAGCCGTGAACTAATTAAAAATATTTTCGTTCCTAGTACACCACTTCATGATGGGGCGCTGATTATCCGCGATGGACGTATTCGTGCAGCAGGGTGTTTGTTGCCACTAACTGAGGATCGTACATTGAGTACTGAACTTGGTACACGTCACCGTGCAGCCATCGGTTTGTCTGAACAAACTGATGCTGTCGTTGTTGTGGTCAGTGAGGAAACGGGGACAATTTCCTACACCTATGGCGGTCATATCTATCGCCATTTACCGGAAGATCAAATTAAAGAAGCGTTGCGTACATTTATGGAACGCCCTCGTCAAACCATTACTGGTATGTGGAAATGGGGGGCAAAAAAATGA
- a CDS encoding YbbR-like domain-containing protein: MMIHLKRNWPAKLLSLLAAIVMWFFIMRDQNPVMEVTYTVPVQVQNLDSHYIIEDAPDVARIVLSGPRDTIMAIKADNLRAYIDASGVKPGQNNVTIGFTPPAGMSLVEVKPDTVTINVDEYAERKIPVEIVPIGKFSDDVALKSVTIVPKEVTVSGRKQLVNAVNKVVMKVNIAGQTKNFSSVSTLEAWDISGNVLDVHINPSQGQAQYELNLLRKDKAVPITVPTAGTVADGYEVKSISVTPTQLTVTGREEMIDSVSEIQTEPIDLTGVTKGIQGNYNLVLPSGVNSNVTTVHVKVDIQKKTT; the protein is encoded by the coding sequence ATGATGATACATTTGAAACGCAATTGGCCAGCTAAGTTGTTATCATTGCTAGCCGCTATCGTCATGTGGTTCTTTATCATGCGAGATCAGAACCCTGTGATGGAGGTAACCTATACAGTACCTGTTCAAGTCCAAAATCTTGATTCCCATTATATTATAGAAGATGCACCTGATGTAGCACGCATTGTCCTTTCGGGCCCTCGCGATACGATTATGGCTATAAAGGCAGATAATCTTCGTGCATATATTGATGCATCTGGTGTAAAACCAGGTCAAAATAATGTAACCATTGGATTTACCCCTCCAGCGGGGATGAGCCTTGTGGAGGTTAAGCCTGATACTGTAACAATTAATGTAGACGAATATGCAGAGCGGAAAATACCGGTTGAAATTGTTCCAATTGGCAAGTTCTCCGACGATGTTGCTCTCAAGTCAGTCACTATTGTACCGAAAGAAGTAACTGTATCTGGACGTAAACAGCTTGTTAACGCTGTAAATAAGGTTGTTATGAAGGTCAATATCGCTGGTCAAACCAAGAACTTTAGTTCTGTTAGTACGTTAGAAGCCTGGGATATATCTGGTAATGTATTAGATGTACACATCAATCCGAGCCAAGGTCAAGCTCAATATGAACTAAACTTATTGCGTAAAGATAAAGCGGTTCCTATTACAGTACCAACTGCGGGAACGGTAGCTGATGGGTATGAAGTTAAGTCTATATCCGTTACACCAACTCAATTAACTGTGACTGGTCGAGAAGAAATGATTGATTCTGTTTCAGAAATTCAAACAGAACCAATTGATCTTACCGGTGTAACGAAGGGCATTCAAGGTAATTACAACTTAGTATTACCGAGTGGTGTCAATAGTAATGTTACTACAGTACATGTTAAGGTAGATATACAAAAGAAAACTACGTAG
- a CDS encoding NAD(P)/FAD-dependent oxidoreductase, whose amino-acid sequence MIRIINLRVAVTVKLDIKDIVEKKYPQLRGAIETIHVVRRAVDARKKPNIVFVYTLFVEVHKEAQIMKKLGKQKDVSVFTPEDPEPIVYGNVLLAHRPVVMGFGPAGMLAAFYLAREGYRPIVLERGQDVDTRSQDVETFWKEGVFKPESNVQFGEGGAGTFSDGKLTTRVTHPRLHEISKYFVEFGAPEEILYKHKPHVGTDKLRTMVKAMRERIIEWGGEVRFGAKITDLFIENDHIVGVEVNDNERIDTTVVLSGVGHSARDTYEMLHKRNVEMTAKPFAIGVRIEHDQAVIDESQYGVEPSSLGLGAAEYSLVYHDKETGRTAYSFCMCPGGQVVASASENGGVVVNGMSLYARDSGVANSAIVVNVGPDDFGNHPLDGVAFQREWERKAYELGGSNFHAPAQTVGQFLGLSQATGVQDSTYSYEPGVVNCDLHDCLPTFVTSVLERALPYWGRRIHGFDDPAVCMTGVETRTSAPLRMGRNEERVSPTVGGFYPMGEGAGYAGGIMSAALDGAETAIICMAKYAKPN is encoded by the coding sequence ATGATTAGAATAATAAATCTCCGCGTGGCTGTTACGGTCAAGTTGGATATAAAGGATATTGTAGAAAAGAAATATCCTCAATTGCGAGGCGCCATTGAAACGATTCACGTTGTACGACGCGCTGTAGATGCTCGTAAAAAACCGAATATTGTATTTGTGTATACCTTGTTTGTTGAGGTTCATAAGGAAGCTCAAATCATGAAAAAACTAGGTAAACAAAAGGATGTATCTGTATTTACTCCAGAGGATCCAGAACCTATTGTTTATGGTAATGTGCTTTTAGCACATCGCCCTGTAGTGATGGGCTTTGGTCCAGCTGGAATGCTAGCTGCCTTTTATTTAGCTCGTGAAGGGTACCGTCCAATCGTTCTTGAACGAGGTCAAGACGTTGATACTCGTAGCCAAGATGTAGAAACATTTTGGAAGGAGGGCGTATTCAAGCCTGAATCTAACGTACAATTTGGCGAGGGTGGTGCAGGTACCTTCTCTGATGGTAAACTGACAACCCGCGTTACACATCCAAGATTGCATGAAATCTCCAAATATTTTGTAGAGTTCGGCGCTCCAGAAGAAATCTTGTATAAACATAAACCTCATGTAGGTACAGATAAGTTGCGTACCATGGTAAAAGCTATGCGTGAACGCATCATCGAATGGGGTGGTGAAGTTCGCTTTGGTGCTAAGATTACCGATTTATTTATTGAAAATGACCATATCGTAGGTGTTGAAGTTAACGATAACGAACGCATTGATACGACGGTTGTTCTTTCTGGTGTAGGTCATAGTGCACGCGATACGTACGAAATGTTACATAAACGTAATGTAGAAATGACAGCAAAACCATTTGCCATCGGTGTTCGTATTGAACATGATCAGGCTGTCATTGACGAGTCTCAATATGGTGTAGAACCATCTAGCTTGGGTCTTGGTGCAGCGGAATATTCTCTTGTGTACCATGATAAAGAAACAGGCCGTACAGCGTATAGCTTCTGTATGTGCCCAGGCGGTCAAGTTGTAGCATCTGCGTCCGAAAATGGTGGCGTTGTTGTTAATGGTATGAGTTTATATGCTCGTGATAGCGGTGTTGCGAATAGTGCTATCGTAGTTAACGTAGGTCCCGATGACTTTGGTAATCATCCTCTGGATGGTGTAGCATTTCAACGTGAATGGGAGCGTAAAGCTTATGAATTAGGTGGCTCTAACTTCCATGCACCAGCTCAGACCGTAGGTCAGTTTTTGGGGCTTTCACAAGCAACAGGTGTACAAGATAGCACATATAGCTATGAACCGGGCGTAGTGAACTGCGATTTACATGATTGCTTACCGACTTTCGTTACATCCGTATTAGAACGGGCGTTGCCGTATTGGGGACGACGTATTCATGGATTCGATGATCCTGCGGTATGCATGACAGGTGTTGAAACTCGTACCTCTGCACCGCTTCGCATGGGGCGTAATGAAGAACGCGTTTCTCCAACTGTAGGTGGGTTCTACCCGATGGGGGAAGGTGCTGGCTACGCTGGTGGTATTATGAGTGCAGCCCTTGATGGGGCAGAAACTGCCATTATATGCATGGCAAAATATGCAAAACCTAACTAG
- the glmM gene encoding phosphoglucosamine mutase has translation MARLFGTDGVRGVVNEFLTPELAYHLGRAAATYFGKEKDHPTFLIGRDTRISGSMLESALASGICSVGGNVVIAGVIPTPAVAYLVRQQGFDAGAVISASHNPYPDNGIKFFDGNGYKLPDEVEDQLEQYVRQSADNELPRPTGDGIGTIEYNSNLAHLYAHFVRHTIDTSLDGLTIVYDGANGAASSVGPEILSGLGAKVININVNPDGLNINDHCGSTHIEGLQVAVQQHNADLGIANDGDADRCLLVDEKGQVLDGDQIMLLCALKLKEEGKLKDDTVVGTVMSNIGFHKAAEELGMKTVSTAVGDRYVLEYMREHDLSVGGEQSGHVIFLDHNTTGDGMLTAVQVAALMKEKNQPLSELAGIMTKYPQVLINVRVATKTGWEDNDIIKAAIVTAEGELGDEGRVLVRASGTEPLIRVMAEGPNQEELQALCQEIADIIGREQGLAAN, from the coding sequence ATGGCTCGTTTATTTGGTACAGATGGTGTACGTGGTGTTGTTAATGAATTTTTAACACCTGAATTAGCCTATCATTTAGGCCGTGCAGCGGCTACATATTTTGGTAAAGAAAAAGACCATCCTACATTCTTGATTGGTCGTGATACGCGTATTTCTGGCTCTATGCTTGAAAGTGCGTTAGCATCCGGTATTTGCTCTGTTGGCGGCAATGTTGTAATTGCCGGTGTTATACCGACTCCAGCAGTAGCTTACCTTGTACGTCAACAAGGCTTTGATGCAGGTGCTGTTATTTCTGCATCTCACAATCCATATCCAGATAATGGTATTAAATTCTTTGATGGCAATGGCTATAAATTGCCAGATGAAGTAGAAGATCAATTAGAACAATATGTTCGTCAAAGTGCAGATAATGAATTACCACGTCCTACGGGTGATGGCATTGGTACCATTGAGTACAATAGCAATTTAGCTCATCTCTACGCTCACTTTGTTCGCCACACAATTGATACATCTTTAGACGGTTTGACTATCGTATATGATGGTGCGAACGGTGCTGCATCTAGCGTAGGTCCTGAAATTTTATCTGGTCTTGGCGCTAAAGTAATCAACATCAACGTAAATCCAGATGGCTTGAATATCAATGATCACTGTGGTTCTACACATATTGAAGGCTTACAAGTGGCTGTACAACAACACAATGCAGACCTTGGTATCGCTAACGATGGTGATGCGGACCGTTGCTTATTGGTAGACGAAAAAGGTCAAGTTCTCGATGGTGACCAAATCATGCTATTGTGTGCTCTTAAATTGAAAGAAGAAGGCAAACTCAAAGATGATACTGTAGTTGGTACTGTTATGAGTAATATTGGGTTCCATAAAGCAGCAGAAGAACTAGGAATGAAAACAGTTTCTACTGCTGTTGGTGACCGTTATGTTTTGGAATACATGCGTGAACATGACCTCTCCGTTGGTGGTGAGCAATCTGGTCACGTAATCTTCTTAGATCACAATACAACTGGTGATGGCATGTTAACAGCTGTTCAAGTGGCGGCTCTTATGAAAGAGAAAAACCAACCACTTTCTGAGTTAGCTGGCATTATGACTAAGTATCCTCAAGTTCTTATCAACGTTCGTGTTGCTACAAAAACAGGTTGGGAAGACAATGATATTATCAAAGCAGCTATTGTGACAGCAGAAGGTGAACTTGGTGATGAAGGCCGCGTTCTAGTTCGTGCATCTGGTACAGAACCACTCATTCGCGTAATGGCAGAAGGTCCTAACCAAGAAGAACTACAAGCACTATGCCAAGAAATTGCTGATATTATCGGTAGAGAACAAGGCCTCGCTGCTAATTAA